The sequence tttcagagtaacagccgtgttagtctatttgcaaaaagaaaaggagtacttgtggcaccttagagactaaccaatttatttgagcataagctttcgtgagctacagctcacttcatctaatAGACCTCTCTCATACTATTTCTAATTAGGCTCTGTACATTTTAACATGCATCACTGAAGTTTAATAGCCCTCTGGCTCCCTCCTCCACAGCTAAAGCACAAATGTGAATAGAAAAGTGGACAGAAGAGTCCGCTGAAATGGGAGCGTGCATGCTGAGTGATGGCACGGTGACATGCTGCCCTTTCACACAGGAACCCACAGCCTTATAGCGCAAGGCTAGAACTCGAGAATGGAGGGGGCCTAAGAATAGCTACATTTTCCAATTTGCTTTAGCCCCTTCTGAAAGGAGAGGTATTTCTGCTGGAAAAGAGAGATTAAGTTCATACCACTAAAATGCAGCATAATCTTCCAGTCCACACCCGCTGCTTTGAGGGGTAAAAGGCAAGGCACAGAGCCATGTGTCCAGGAGGGAGGGAATAGCACACGAGGCAACCTCTCCTCGTGGATTCCTCAAGGTCTGGAGGCCACAAACCCCTCTTCATATTGGCACAGGCAAGTAGCTTTTAGAATAATTTAGAACAATAATTTTCTCTCTTGAGCTGCTGACTGCATTTGAGTGTTCTCTAGCCTCCCATTGTCACCGCTTTCCCAATGCATTCCTTAGCATTTGCTAATTCTtgcctttatttaaaatatttctttctggAAGGCTGAATTTACAGAACTGCAATGAAGCTTGGAACAGCATTCCTACTACCTAGGGAGCGAGGCCAATGCTGCTTTGGAGAGGTCTGAAAGTTATCTGTGGTTttaaaccagtgtgtgtgtgttaggatatagatattcaggccagtctgcaaaggcctatactttaagaatttgtGTGTATtgttatcacttagctagttctagaggtataaaagaaaatcaaaatcacagtctgccTGTTTATGGGCCTTCTCTTACAGTGACAGTCttaggccctgttcttaggctaagatctctggctaaacagcagaggcagccataagctaggaaatGTATggtcacatcccaaactagtcacattgaaataaggcaatctgatctatcatctccagagaaagggaagagcctagagaaTGTAAAAGGAGgtttagtttgatagcattctaTTCAGTAAGAaattatcaatagacacagctgggaaaccttTATGGCTtaatagatgtagttgtgaaatcctcacttctgtattgttttgtcattatagttcccactttgctattattTGCATggtctgtctggttctgtgactgtttctgtctgctgtataattaattttgctgtttctgtctgctgtgtaaactaattaaggtggggggatatattgtaacatgatttaaccaattatgttacgattggttaaggtatagctaagcagaactcaagttttactctgtagtctgcagtcaatcaggaagtaagggtggggaaattggaatcatgttttgctacaggggggaatgggaacagggacacaggtacggctctgtggtgtcagagctgggaaggggggacaccaaggaaggaaactggaatcatgctttctggaagttcacctcaatacacatcaaattgtttgcatctttggacttcgggtattgttgctctctgttcatgcgagaaggaccagggaagtaagcaggtgaaggaataagcccctaacagcATGCGTGCAAAGAGCTATCTTAGCTAAACTGATAGTATACTTAATGCACTGTCATGTTCTGCTAAGGCAGCACTGAGTTGATTGGCTAAGGAACTTACTATTGATTTACAACACCAGCTCTATGATTTGTCAATGTTTTCCCAAGaagcggggggggaaggggcacgtTTCTTCATGTAATAGATGGCTGTGTGGAGTAATCTCATTTTATAATAGCACTGCGGGCAGATATTTGAACAACAAAGGTAATTTTGATGAATGTTTCTTTATACATTTAACGCAATAGCCTTACGCAAGCAAAGCAAAAAAGGACATACTTTGTCCACTGAGCAAGGTGTTCTTTTTGTTAAGGGCATacgttttaaaaacaaactaaacaaaaaaaaaacacaaacaaacaacttACAGAGCAGGCCTCCTCCAACTGCTTGAAGTACAGTTAGAATAGGAAAGAAGTAGAGTGCTGCATAAATACTTTTAAATCTATCTGACTTTCCTAACCCACAGGCAATCTTCTTAACCAGAAGCGGTCGGAGCAGCATCATCAACACCAGACAGAAGGCATAGTATATAAATACAATGGTGTatctataaagaaaaaaatacttagtatttgcattacagtagtaaCTACAGGCTCTAACAGACCTAGGATGCCTTGTGTTAGGCACTATACACACTCTCACACAAAGAAAACTTTACAATCTATAtagagggtgggagggaaaaacaGGCCCAGAGAGTTCAGTTGACTTGTCATAGTTCACCCCAGAAGGCAGTGACAGAGGTGGGAGCAAACTGCAGGTTTCCTGACTCATAGTACAGCATCCTCTCTAGACCAAACTGCCTCCCCAGGGCAGTGAAAGCAACATGTAGGTTAGTTCTTAAAGGCTGCCCAAATCTATAGGTGTTTCTTAATTCTCTCTCCTGAAGTGTAACGAAGATGTATTGAAGCTCGCTGTTAGAGTCTCTGTACTCCTAAACCCTCATGAACAGGCTCCCTTGCATGGCTGCTCGCTGTGACACTAATTTAGGAGATGTTAAAAGGTACAGGTTGCTACTCTCCAGTGTAAGACTACTATAATTACCATTACTTGAGTTCTTTGTGCAActacctagagcaggggtgggcaaactttttggcccgagggccacattggggttgcaaaactgtatggaggtctgagtagggaaggctgtgtcccccaaacagccagcccctgccccctatctgccccctcccacttcccaccccctcagaacccccaacccatccaactccacctgctccttgtcccctaactgccccctcccaggacccccccccaaccaccctccaggaccccatcccctgtccgactgccccaacccctgtctgcacccccacccccaacaggccCCCGGGACctcatgccctatccaaccccccccggctccctgtcccgactgccctgacccctatccacacccctgcccccttacaGGCCCCCTAGGaccccatgcctatccaaccccccccgttccctgaccccGCCCCTAAActtccaccccctgactgcctccacagaacctctgccccatccaactgccccccaggaccctccgccccttatccaacccccctgccctggtccccttaccatgctgctcagagcagcatgtctggcagctgccctgcccagcccagccagagccagacatgctgctgctttgcccTGCAGGAGTGCACAGCTCTGCTGTCCAGAGCGCTGCCCACGCAGCAGCATCGctatggggaagggggacagcaaGGGAGCAGcccggggctagcctccccagccgggagctcaagggccagacaGGACGGTCctacaggccagatgtggcctgcaggccgtagtttgcccacctctaacCTAGAGATATGTAGAATTTCTCCCAAAGAGCCAGCATGCTGCAATGTGCCAAAAACGCTGCCAGTAAAGCTGCAGTTACAGATTGTTGGCTTGCTGGTTTACTATGATTCACTATGCTGGTGCTTTAAAGAAGCAGCACAAAAAAGAAAGCTCACAAGACTTCAAAGGGGGTTTGGTAGCCCACTGGTCTGGGTTAGATAAGCCCTTTTACATTCTACACTGTCAAAGAGGAATTTCTAAAGAAGTCAGTCATTTAAACAATTGTTAAAATCAACATTATAAGCAGAAGAAAGGAAAATTGATGCACTCTACCAGATGAAAGAATGACTTCGTATTTGTGAAGTGTTGTgaatgttcagattttttttcttcaattagtGGCATATGGCTATATTTCAGACTAAGGTTATAGTAAGCTGACTTCCTTGGTTTATCCTCATTTCATCTAGAACAGCACTCAGTATAAAGTTTTCTATCTCTACCTCTGTTTGAAAGTTATACAAACTTTAGAATTTAAAGCATGTATTTCTACCAATACCTGGAAAAAAATTTATTACTGTTCACTCATAATTAGTATAAGCTGCTGTTATAGACAAGCAGATTCACAAATAAACTGAAGTCTAGACTACCACTAGGACTTTCCATTTCTCACACAAGGGCCAATAAAAGAATTAATAAGCACTTACAGTGTTCCATTTTGAAGTGCCATATAAACACAGCCCCCAATTCAAGACAGCACTTGGGCACATGCTtaaggttaagcatgtgcttaagtgcttctctgggtagggatgctttcctgaatccagGCTACATTAAGTACATTTTGGCAAGCAGATTACCCTTCTTACAAGAAGTACTAACTTAGCAGAATACGGCCACATTTCAGGGTTAAATGTACCATAACCCAGCATTTTATAAATTTCTGAAACACATATGGTGAAATAGCAAACTGATAAAAAAATACTCTGACTTTATACTCACAGAGGATAGACAGCTTCATGAGTACAGTGTATAGTTGTAATGTAATCAGGACTTGGGTTGTAAAGCATCGTATACCAGTCAGAAAGCATCTCTACCTTGCAAGAACGGATATACAGAAAACCTACTGGATCACTCACAAGCAGTGTAACTATTGCTGCAATACTGCATTCGAATAAGGCAGTAAGATGCTGAAACAATGCACTGGAACtgcagagggaggaagaaaaaagtTCTTTAATACCACTTGAAAATCAACagggaaaaaaagtcaaaaatatCAAATGCTGAGTGAAGTATAAAGACTCTTTCAATTCTAAACTGTCTATTGTGTTTAAATTCACTATGAAAGATGTGCCAAAGCCACAGTTATTACAAAATGAAGATTGAAGTAAGCATGATACTGAAAATAATCTTCTCATTTATCTGAGTCACACTATTTAGTGCACAAGTGCAGTTGTACTTCAGCTAAACTTCTGAAACTAACATTCACACCACATTTAGTCTAGCAAAATGAAAGATCAAATATGCAAGGCAGGTGAGAGTTATACAACTTCCTACAACGCAGAAAGCATATTCTTTGTTCAGCAAAACTAAACTATTAAGTATTGCAACATTATAAAGCCCTCTGCCTAATTCACTGGCAAAGTGAGAACTAAGCACCACCCTTGATATTTCCAAGGCATTAATTTCTAAGTTACCTATTCTTTATAAATGGTGGTTTTCATTTTCATAGTGACTTGCTACATacgttttttaaataaaagggcaAACATTTTAAATCAGATGCATGAAACTCTCACTGGAGCTGAAAGCTCATGTTAAAATGATATATTTTAGTGGGTTGAGAGTTTATAGTATGAAACATTAAGTGTTTAGTATACTGTTTGCACACCACATTAAATGGGCATcatttgtaaaatatttacaCAGCATGAAAATACAGAACGCAGCCACGTTCTTTAACAAGTCTGTTATAAAGTGCATTCAGAAACCTAGGATACTACAGTAAAGGTTAAGTATCTTCCCGTCAGAGTATTACTATATCTTTATAACCCCTTTAGGCCAAAACCTGACATATGTGAGCGTTCCCTCCTACACCAATGAGGATTCCttcaatacatttaaaacaaGGAGTTGGGTATAGGGCATTTCCTGGGCACTGTGACCATCTGGGAGGAACTTGCAGCTCTAAGATGAAAATTAATAAACCCATAAGCACAGTGTGCCCAGAAAATTAGCAGCCTGTGTATCTGCCTGCCCAGTAGCCTGACTGCTTTAGCACAACTCAATTTGCCTTCTCATATGAATGATATACATTTATGGTgggcctttttgtttttaaattaaataaaaagattaCTAACCTCTTTTTCCCTGAATACCATTCAATGAAGAACCAGTGCAAAATCAAAGGAAGCATAGCCATAAAGCCAAGGTATAGCCAATCATAATGCCCTGGAGATCCTGTACACTCCCGACAGATTTTATCACCATCTGTTCGCTGTCCTCTCGGACAAACCTACAAAAACAGCACCACAAAACTGTATTTACAAGTGCCTAAAAACCCAATAACTGATTGATTGCTTTGTTGGAAGCCCAGTTAAAGGGAGTGTGTGGGCTGACAAATTTACATTATTCAAGGAAGTTCAATCCCTCAGCCCTCCACTTGCCCCAATGATCCCATCCCCTGAGCAAACTCGTCCCACTCTCATTCCATCCCTTACGCTCACTTTCATCTAGCTTGTTCCCCTCACAATACAAAAATGCTTTAGTCTCTTGTGTCCTACAAAATCCCACCCACCTTTAACCCCGCTTGTCTCATTAACTACTGCCCCATATCCCTTTCATCTCTAAGCTGACTGCATGCACTGTTTACCAGCATTGTCTGGAGTTCTTCTCCTCCAATTCCATTGTAGATCCTCCAATCTAGCTTCCACCCCTTGCACTCTACTGAAATTGCTCTTGCCAGagtctctaatgacctcttccttaaagctcagaaccagtactccatcTTGACCTGTCAGTCACTTAGTCAACTGTGCTCCTCGAAATCTTGTCCTTCCCTAGCATCCATGACTCTCcactctcctggttctcctccaaCCTTTCTAATCGCTCCTTTAGCGTATCCTCTGCCTCCCTTCAGCTTTCGGGGGGGTCCACAgagctctgtccttggtccccttttcttctctctctctgccttatcGCTGGGTAATCTCAAcagcaaacacaaattcaactaccatctctataCTGATGACTCACAGATCTATGTCTCCACTCCAGACCGGACTCCTGTCtgaactaaaatctcagcctgtctctgacatctccttgtaGATGTCTAGCCatcaagctcaacatggctataacagagctcttaatcttcCCCTACCTATCTTCTTGATCATTGGGGAAAATGCCACTCTCACACCTGGCACTCAAGCCCATAACCTCGATGTCATGTTTGACTCAGACCGctctctaggtcagtggttcccaaacagtGGGTCCCAGGCATGGTGCAGAGAGCAGGGTTGAAGTGTGAGCCCACACTGCACTCATCTCACAGTGGTGGCTCCTGTCCTGCAGAGTCTGGGcctgctccaggcattgcaacctcatgcatggggttgcagcaccactcaggctTGAAGAGGCAACCAAGCCAAACCTGAGTGCCGTTGCAATCCTGGGCACTGGGCTGCAAACACCCAGAGCAGGGACCCGGACCCAGGCCCAGCTCCACTGGACAGGAGCTACCACTGTAGGGTGAGTACAGATCAGGCTCTCTCTCCAACTTCCCTTTGCACCAGTGTTAGGGTTGCAGTGGTGGGGTGGAAAGTGCTGCTACAGGTGGTCGGTGCCCCCTCAGTGG comes from Lepidochelys kempii isolate rLepKem1 chromosome 6, rLepKem1.hap2, whole genome shotgun sequence and encodes:
- the JKAMP gene encoding JNK1/MAPK8-associated membrane protein isoform X1, coding for MTVAIQPACLGLYCGRTAQYLNASTQIYGDCGVCPRGQRTDGDKICRECTGSPGHYDWLYLGFMAMLPLILHWFFIEWYSGKKSSSALFQHLTALFECSIAAIVTLLVSDPVGFLYIRSCKVEMLSDWYTMLYNPSPDYITTIHCTHEAVYPLYTIVFIYYAFCLVLMMLLRPLLVKKIACGLGKSDRFKSIYAALYFFPILTVLQAVGGGLLYYAFPYIILVLSLVTLAVYMSASEVESFKDLLVRKKRLVVLSSHWLLHAYGIISISKLERLGQDLPLLALVPAPALFYLLTAKYTEPSRILSEGANGH
- the JKAMP gene encoding JNK1/MAPK8-associated membrane protein isoform X2, with the protein product MAMLPLILHWFFIEWYSGKKSSSALFQHLTALFECSIAAIVTLLVSDPVGFLYIRSCKVEMLSDWYTMLYNPSPDYITTIHCTHEAVYPLYTIVFIYYAFCLVLMMLLRPLLVKKIACGLGKSDRFKSIYAALYFFPILTVLQAVGGGLLYYAFPYIILVLSLVTLAVYMSASEVESFKDLLVRKKRLVVLSSHWLLHAYGIISISKLERLGQDLPLLALVPAPALFYLLTAKYTEPSRILSEGANGH
- the JKAMP gene encoding JNK1/MAPK8-associated membrane protein isoform X3, which produces MTVAIQPACLGLYCGRTAQYLNASTQIYGDCGVCPRGQRTDGDKICRECTGSPGHYDWLYLGFMAMLPLILHWFFIEWYSGKKSSSALFQHLTALFECSIAAIVTLLVSDPVGFLYIRSCKVEMLSDWYTMLYNPSPDYITTIHCTHEAVYPLYTIVFIYYAFCLVLMMLLRPLLVKKIACGLGKSDRFKSIYAALYFFPILTVLQAVGGGLLFFQGSSCQEEKACCSF